The DNA region GAGTTAATCGAATTGATGGAGCTAGGCAAGACAATCGTTTACTTCCAAACCTCTTTGAAAACGAATGAACGACTGGTCAAAAAATTAGCTTCCTCATCTCGTATATTACGAAAATATGAAGAAGATGAAGATCTTCTGGAAGATACATTGATAGAAACCCAGCAGGCAATCGAGATGGCCGACATATACGGAAGCATCCTAACTGGAATGTCTGATGCCTTTGCTTCTATTATCGCTAACAACCAAAATACTGTTATGAAGACTTTGGCTTTGTTCACCATTATCTTGTCCATTCCTACAATGGTCTTTTCTGCTTATGGCATGAATGTGCTTGGAGTTTCTATGCCATACAGCGAGCATCCCCTCTCATTTTGGATTGTGATTGCCATTTCCTTCCTAGCAACTATCCCATTTGTTATTTACTTTAGCTATAAGAAATGGTTTTAAATCAAGGAGAAATTATGTCATTTATAGAAATTAAAGAATTAACAAGAAAAAATCAAGAATTTATCCATACTGCTACCAACCTCTTGATTAAAGACGGTAAATCTGACAGCGAAATCAAGGAATTACTGGAAGAAATTTTACCAACAATCATCGAAAAGCAGAAAACTGGTGTAACTGCCCGTAGTCTCTATGGTACCCCTAGCGAATGGGTAGCCAGCAAGTCAACTTCAGAAGAACAGCAAACTAAAATGGAATACAACGAAAATCCATGGCTTATGTGGCTTGACTCTAGTCTCCTGATGCTTGCAATCATCGCTGGTATCAATGGGTTAATGAATCTTTTAGGTCAAGGAGCTCGGTACGGCCTCCTTACGCTGTTAGTGATTGGCTTTGGAGTCGGTGCTGGTATGTATGTCATGTACCACTTTGTATATAGAGAGCAAATTAAAACTGGGCAACGTCCTAAATTTTTAAAAGCCATCGCCTTTCTTGGTTTAGCAACACTGGCTTGGTCAGCAGTCTTTTTGCTCGCTGCTTTGATTCCAGCAGCTCTCAATCCTGTCTTGCATCCGGTACTCACCATTCTAATCGGTGCAGCAGCCTTCGGTGTTCGTTATCTCTTGAAGAAAAAATACAACATCCGCAATGCTATGACCCCAGTGCAGTAAAATTAAACTCCAAACTGTGGGAGATAAAGCAAGTAATGTTTACAATAGTT from Streptococcus ruminantium includes:
- a CDS encoding DUF1129 domain-containing protein, with product MSFIEIKELTRKNQEFIHTATNLLIKDGKSDSEIKELLEEILPTIIEKQKTGVTARSLYGTPSEWVASKSTSEEQQTKMEYNENPWLMWLDSSLLMLAIIAGINGLMNLLGQGARYGLLTLLVIGFGVGAGMYVMYHFVYREQIKTGQRPKFLKAIAFLGLATLAWSAVFLLAALIPAALNPVLHPVLTILIGAAAFGVRYLLKKKYNIRNAMTPVQ